AATTTACGACTTTTTTCAGGGTTTTCAGTGGGCACGATGCCGGCTTGTTCAAGCAATGGCAAGGTGTCATCTAAGATACGCCCTTTGGATAATGCAATAGTTAACATGTTCTACTAGCCCGGTACTCGACGGATTTTTGCACCTAACAACTGCATTTTTTCTTCAATGCACTCATAACCACGGTCAATGTGGTAAATACGATCAATTAAAGTTTCACCATCTGCCATTAATGCGGCAATCACTAAACTGGCCGAGGCGCGTAAGTCAGTGGCCATTACTGGCGCTGCTTTTAAACGCTCAACACCTTGTGAGATGGCAGTATTGCCTTCAATTTGAATTTTAGCGCCCATGCGTTGCATTTCTAATACATGCATAAAGCGGTTTTCAAAGATGGTTTCAATCACCGTGCCGGTGCCTTCAGCAACCGCATTCATCGCAATAAACTGCGCCTGCATATCGGTTGGAAATGCAGGATAAGGTGCGGTACGTAGGTTCACAGCCTTTGGCCGCTTACCTTCCATATCCAGCTCAATCCAGTCATCACCAGTGGTAATTTTTGCGCCAGCTTCTTGTAGCTTGACCAAGACGGCCTCTAGGATCGTCGGATCAGTATCTTTTAACTTAACCCGGCCACCGGTTGCAGCTGCTGCCACTAGAAAGGTTCCGGTCTCGATACGGTCTGGCATGACCTGATAGGTAGCACTATGTAAACGCTCTACCCCTTCAATCACAATGGTATCGGTACCTGCGCCACTTACTTTAGCACCCATGGCGTTTAAGCAGTTGGCTAGATCGACAATTTCTGGTTCACGGGCAGCATTTTCCAGCACCGTGCGCCCTTTAGCCAAGGTGGCTGCCATCATGATATTTTCGGTTCCGGTCACGCTGACAATATCAAAGAAGAAGTTACCACCACGCAAGCCCTCTTTGGGCGCCTTAGCTTTGATATAGCCGTCCTCTACAACAATCTCAGCACCTAACGCCTCCAGCCCCCGGATGTGCAAATCTACTGGGCGCGAACCAATCGCGCAACCACCAGGTAGTGCCACTTCAGCCTGACCGAAATGAGCCACCATCGGACCTAACACCAAAATCGAAGCACGCATGGTTTTAACCAGCTCGTAAGGCGCCACCAACGTAGTGATGCTGCGCGGATCAATTTCCACACTGAGCTTTTCATCAATCACAGGCTCAATACCCATGCGACCAAACAGCTCGATCATGGTGGTGATGTCATGTAGATGCGGCAGATTGCCAATGGTGACTGGCTCATCAGCCAACAGCGTTGCCGCTAGAATCGGTAAGGCCGCATTTTTTGCGCCAGAAATACGAATTTCACCATCAAGGCGACCACCGCCTGTAATCAGTAATTTGTCCATCAGGGTCTCATCTATGCCTTAGGCTCGGGATGCCCAAGCGTCTTTACTAAAAAATTTCATGCTGACCGCGTGAACTCGGCCATCCGCAATCCATGGATTAATTACCGCATATACCGCTTGCTGACGTTTAACCGGACTTAATGCCGCCAATTCATCACTAATAATATTTAAGCAAAAATCACAGCCTGAACCATCTAGCACAACCTCTACGTTGTCGAGCTGCTGTTCAATGGCTTGTTTAACTTCTTGTGAGTACATGCGT
The sequence above is a segment of the Thiopseudomonas alkaliphila genome. Coding sequences within it:
- the murA gene encoding UDP-N-acetylglucosamine 1-carboxyvinyltransferase yields the protein MDKLLITGGGRLDGEIRISGAKNAALPILAATLLADEPVTIGNLPHLHDITTMIELFGRMGIEPVIDEKLSVEIDPRSITTLVAPYELVKTMRASILVLGPMVAHFGQAEVALPGGCAIGSRPVDLHIRGLEALGAEIVVEDGYIKAKAPKEGLRGGNFFFDIVSVTGTENIMMAATLAKGRTVLENAAREPEIVDLANCLNAMGAKVSGAGTDTIVIEGVERLHSATYQVMPDRIETGTFLVAAAATGGRVKLKDTDPTILEAVLVKLQEAGAKITTGDDWIELDMEGKRPKAVNLRTAPYPAFPTDMQAQFIAMNAVAEGTGTVIETIFENRFMHVLEMQRMGAKIQIEGNTAISQGVERLKAAPVMATDLRASASLVIAALMADGETLIDRIYHIDRGYECIEEKMQLLGAKIRRVPG
- a CDS encoding BolA family protein, with amino-acid sequence MYSQEVKQAIEQQLDNVEVVLDGSGCDFCLNIISDELAALSPVKRQQAVYAVINPWIADGRVHAVSMKFFSKDAWASRA